GGCAGTTGACCGCAAGGGTCGTCCAGGGGCGTCCCCGCGAGTTACGAAAGAGCGGGCCGGTTGGATTTTCGACCATCTGTCGCTTGGTAATGGACAGGGCCTGGTCGCCGAGATAGTTGACGCGGACTTTCCGCTTCATCTTCGCTTCGGACTTCTTGAACACCCACCGGGCGTTCGCCACGTCCACGTGGCCGGCCGTGACTTTGAGAATCTCCTGCGGCCGGCAGCCGGTCTCCCAGGCGACGAGCAGCAATTCGCGGAAGCCCTCGTCGCGGACGAAAGTCAGGATACGCTCGAATTCCTCCGGCCGGATCATGACCTCCCGGCTTTCTCCGGAAGGGACTTCCAGGTCGGCGATCGGGTTGTCGTCGATGTAGCCCTGCTGCTTCGCCCACCGCAGGCAGCGTTTGACGGCTCGCAGGTAGTTGCGGCGAGTCGTGCGCGAAATATCGAAGGCATCGGCCCATTTCTCGACATGGAACGGGCGCAACTCGTCGGGCCTCAGGTCCGGCCAGCGGTTGACGAATCGCTGGAGTCGGTAGCGGTAGCCCTCGTAGTTGGCCGGCGAACGGTGCTTCTGCACCCATTCCAGGAATTCATCGATGATCGCCACCAGCGAGTGGGGCGACACCTTGCGGCGCTTGGGCTCACGCATCATCGCGTAGAAGCGCTCGAACGCTTCCTTCTTCGTGACGCCGAGATTGTGCCGGACGCCCTCAATCGTGGCGAACCAGGCCTTGCGATCTTCGCGGTACCAGGGTTTGGGACGGCGTGCCATGAAATCAACCCTCCAGCTCACAGGTGAGAGAACACCAAGCGAGCAAGCCGAAGGGTTTGCTTCGGGCCTCGTGACGGTTGCACCCGTCGCGAGGCCTTTTTCATTCCAAACCGAGTGAATTCTGTACCGAATTCTGTACCGGACAAGGGGTCACGGTTTCGGTACTCGTCGTAAGTCCTTTAGTATCAAGTACCCCCGAAGCAACGCTTTTCGTAACAGCTCTCCGCCTACTGAAGAGTCGTAAGTTGTTGAACGGCAAAGTTTTTTACGATTTCGCGTTTGTTTCGACCTGATCGCCGCCACTGTTCATTCGGCGAAGTCTTGAATGATGCCGACCTCCGCTTGCCGCTCCGCCAAAAACTGCCTGCGCTGACGTTTGTCGCTCATGGAATAAACGTCCGTTCAGGTTGCGCTAGCCCAAACGCCCGAAAACTCCAATTTCAGTTGAGGCAGGACACCAGCATTCCGGAGATTGCTCGTTCTCGCATCGCAGAAGCAGGATAATTTCCGAAAAGCCTCGCGCGCGGCAGTGTGCGAGTCCGTTTCCCGCGCCTACGATCCCTAAAATAGCCCGTAGTGCGAGCGCGGCGGGGAATCGCATGAAAATCGCGGTCATTGGTGCGGGGATATCAGGGCTGTGTTGCGCTTTTCATTTGCGGAAAGCGCATGACGTAACGGTGTTCGAGGCGGCGATTTACGTCGGTGGCCACACGAACACGATCGAGGTAATGGAACCGCACGGGACGATGGCCGTCGACACCGGCTTTATCGTCTTCAATGACCGTACCTATCCCAGCTTCACGCGACTGCTCGACGAACTGGGCGTTGCTTCGCAGCCGACCGATATGAGCTTCAGCGTCCGCTGCGACCGCTCCGGCATAGAGTACGCCGGCACGGGGCTGAACGGCTTATTTGCGCAGCGTCGGAATTTGTTCAGGCCGGGTTTTCATCGGTTGCTGCGCGATTGGCTGCGTTTCAGCCGCGAGTCTGGGGAAGTCGAAGCGGAGGCGGACGACCGGTGGTCGGTGGGCGACTACCTGGATTGCCGTGGCTATTCCCAGGAATTTATCGAGCAATACTTCCTGCCCATGGGATCCGCCGTGTGGTCTTGCCCGCACGACGACTTTCGCCGCTTCCCCATGCGATTCATCGTGGAATTCTATCGCAACCATGGGTTGCTCTCCGTCAGCGACCGCCCGCAGTGGCGAGTGATCCGCGGCGGGTCGCGGCGCTATGTCGAGGAAATTGTTCGGCATTTGCCGCGCGACATCGTTTTGAACTGCCCGGTAGCTGGAGTCTGCCGCGAG
This genomic interval from Planctomycetia bacterium contains the following:
- a CDS encoding tyrosine-type recombinase/integrase gives rise to the protein MARRPKPWYREDRKAWFATIEGVRHNLGVTKKEAFERFYAMMREPKRRKVSPHSLVAIIDEFLEWVQKHRSPANYEGYRYRLQRFVNRWPDLRPDELRPFHVEKWADAFDISRTTRRNYLRAVKRCLRWAKQQGYIDDNPIADLEVPSGESREVMIRPEEFERILTFVRDEGFRELLLVAWETGCRPQEILKVTAGHVDVANARWVFKKSEAKMKRKVRVNYLGDQALSITKRQMVENPTGPLFRNSRGRPWTTLAVNCHFKRIRMRIGMEEAQRQVNAPNASEVAAMLKRISRTRIERGKTITKSEAQRLTEARRKLRYRKAASLGPRYSLYALRHSWATNALEQGIDALTVAVLMGHSDPSTLARVYQHLSHNPKHLLEQAKKAAGG
- a CDS encoding FAD-dependent oxidoreductase, coding for MKIAVIGAGISGLCCAFHLRKAHDVTVFEAAIYVGGHTNTIEVMEPHGTMAVDTGFIVFNDRTYPSFTRLLDELGVASQPTDMSFSVRCDRSGIEYAGTGLNGLFAQRRNLFRPGFHRLLRDWLRFSRESGEVEAEADDRWSVGDYLDCRGYSQEFIEQYFLPMGSAVWSCPHDDFRRFPMRFIVEFYRNHGLLSVSDRPQWRVIRGGSRRYVEEIVRHLPRDIVLNCPVAGVCREADGVELRFPRREPERFDHVVFACHSDQALSILGEQATRAERAVLGAFRYEANEVTVHSDSSILPRCKRAWASWNYRIPRCNSEKATVTYHMNRLQRLSSRREFCVTLNDTGGIRADAVLLQLTYHHPVFAIGRRAAQNRHDELIGPNSTSFCGAYWGNGFHEDGVRSAEAVCAKLLPPPDACDAPAPVLARKG